Proteins from one Pithys albifrons albifrons isolate INPA30051 chromosome 2, PitAlb_v1, whole genome shotgun sequence genomic window:
- the LOC139668458 gene encoding left-right determination factor 1-like — MDLKSTWMLCVLCLVITVQAFTQEEFKEVLLKQLGLSEIPKLHERDVVDLIIPDHVKNKYISMLKRQRVKRRALPSLAGILRGIPGNTEVLYSDTTTRQNLIFDMEGRIPKNSEVTMAELKLFKKPLDRANLPAKQSHRPVSNARVSVYWVQRQHDGTNRTSLIDSRLVPIRESGWKNFDVTQAVHYWLRNKRQEPMFLEVWIEGERVGSYASEMAKAVRFTSQDPNDKALGKPELVLYTLNLDDYEGPGDCREEAVLGRSTCCRQKHYVNFRELSWAQYWIIEPAGYQAYRCSGGCLQPPSRLWHFGYGQRTCAVAESSSLPMMYLVKRGNRTEIEVTEFSNMIVERCSCVTDGMALV, encoded by the exons ATGGACCTGAAGAGCACCTGgatgctctgtgtgctctgtcTGGTCATCACGGTCCAAGCATTTACTCAGGAAGAGTTCAAGGAGGTGTTGCTGAAGCAGCTGGGGCTCTCTGAGATCCCTAAACTTCATGAGAGAGACGTGGTGGATTTGATTATCCCAGACCACGTCAAGAACAAGTACATCTCCATGCTGAAGCGCCAGAGGGTGAAGCGCCGAGCTTTGCCGAGCCTGGCCGGCATCCTCAGGGGAATCCCTGGCAACACAG AAGTCCTCTACTCTGACACCACTACACGCCAGAACCTGATATTTGACATGGAGGGCAGAATACCTAAAAACAGTGAAGTTACAATGGCTGAACTAAAACTCTTCAAAAAGCCTCTGGACAGAGCAAACCTTCCTGCCAAGCAGTCTCACAGGCCTGTCTCCAATGCCAGAGTCAGCGTGTACTGGGTGCAACGGCAGCACGATGGTACCAACAGGACCTCCCTGATAGACTCCAG GCTGGTTCCTATACGCGAGTCAGGCTGGAAGAACTTTGATGTGACACAGGCTGTGCATTACTGGCTGCGAAACAAGAGGCAGGAGCCAATGTTCCTGGAGGTCTGGATTGAAGGAGAAAGGGTGGGCAGCTATGCCtcagaaatggccaaagctgtGCGTTTCACCTCTCAGGACCCCAATGATAAAGCCCTAGGCAAGCCTGAACTGGTGCTTTACACCCTCAACTTGGACGACTATGA GGGCCCCGGGGactgcagagaggaggcagTGTTGGGCAGGTCCACCTGCTGCCGGCAGAAACACTATGTTAACTTCCGTGAGCTCTCCTGGGCGCAGTACTGGATCATCGAGCCGGCAGGATACCAGGCTTACCGGTGCTCAGGgggctgcctgcagccccccagccgTCTGTGGCACTTCGGCTACGGGCAGCGCACCTGTGCTGTGGCAGAGAGTTCCTCACTCCCCATGATGTACCTTGTCAAGAGGGGCAACCGCACCGAGATCGAAGTGACCGAGTTTTCCAACATGATCGTGGAGAGGTGCAGCTGCGTCACAGATGGCATGGCACTGGTGTGA